A stretch of the Chelonoidis abingdonii isolate Lonesome George chromosome 11, CheloAbing_2.0, whole genome shotgun sequence genome encodes the following:
- the LOC116831862 gene encoding heat shock 70 kDa protein 1A-like, whose product MHGAKGPAVGIDLGTTYSCLGVCQHGKVEIIANDQGNRTTPSYVAFTDTERLVGDPAKSQAALNPQNTIFDAKRLIGRMIEDPMVQLDMRHWPFQVVSDTGKLKVQVSFKGKEKAFYPEEISAIVLTKMKQTAEAYLGCSITQAVITVPAYFNDSQRRATIDSGTIAGLHVLKILNEPTAAAIAYGLEANHKGEGKRNILIFDLGGGTFDVSILRVDDGIFEVKATAGDTHLGGEDFDNRLVDHLVREFRRKHKEDLSQDKKAMQRLRTACERAKRTLSSSTAATISIDSLYKGVDFYTTVTRARFEDLCSDLFQATLKPLGKALRDADMNKDQIHDIVLVGGSTRIPKVQTLLQEFFSGRELSKNINPDEAVAYGAAVQAAILTGNRSQGLQNVLLLDVTPLSLGIDTVGGVMATVIKRNSPIPTQETMEFTTAEDDQETVVFEVYEGERRMSKNNHLLGTFILSGLPLALRGEPIIQVSFSIDSNNILTVSARDTDTGNTSQLTITDTRGRLDREEVERMVWEAEEHRAQDEAQQEKIAAMNSLESCSLHLKRAVEGGQALDVRAKKRVLELCEEATSWLEGNQLAEKEAYEQRRRELEEAWDSVFSDLSQGRGREGEARGEEDGAEAAVAQHGEEVG is encoded by the coding sequence ATGCATGGGGCCAAGGGACCAGCTGTGGGGATAGACCTAGGCACGACCTACTCCTGCCTGGGGGTCTGCCAGCACGGCAAGGTGGAGATCATTGCCAACGACCAAGGCAACCGGACCACGCCCAGCTACGTGGCTTTCACAGACACGGAGCGCCTGGTGGGGGACCCAGCCAAGAGTCAGGCTGCCCTCAACCCCCAGAACACCATCTTTGATGCCAAGCGGCTGATTGGCCGGATGATTGAGGACCCCATGGTTCAGCTGGACATGAGGCACTGGCCCTTTCAGGTGGTGAGCGATACTGGGAAGCTCAAGGTGCAGGTGTCCTTcaaggggaaggaaaaggccttCTACCCTGAGGAGATCTCTGCCATAGTGCTCACCAAGATGAAGCAGACAGCTGAGGCCTACCTAGGCTGCTCCATCACCCAGGCCGTCATCACGGTGCCAGCCTATTTCAACGACTCCCAGCGCCGGGCCACCATAGATTCTGGGACGATCGCTGGCCTCCACGTCCTGAAGATCCTCAATGAGCCCACGGCAGCGGCCATTGCCTATGGCCTGGAGGCCAACCACAAAGGGGAAGGGAAGCGCAACATCCTCATCTTTGACCTGGGCGGTGGCACCTTCGACGTGTCCATCCTCAGGGTGGATGACGGCATCTTCGAGGTGAAGGCCACGGCGGGGGACACCCACCTAGGCGGGGAGGATTTCGACAACCGGCTAGTGGATCACTTGGTGCGGGAGTtcaggaggaaacacaaggaggaccTCAGCCAGGACAAGAAGGCCATGCAGAGGCTAAGGACGGCTTGCGAGAGGGCCAAGCGCACGCTCTCTTCCAGCACCGCTGCCACCATCTCCATCGACTCCCTGTACAAGGGGGTGGATTTCTACACCACTGTCACCCGGGCTCGCTTCGAGGACCTGTGCTCCGACCTCTTCCAGGCCACCTTAAAGCCCTTAGGGAAGGCGCTGCGGGACGCCGACATGAACAAGGATCAGATCCACGACATCGTGCTGGTGGGAGGCTCAACCCGCATCCCCAAGGTCCAGACGCTGCTGCAGGAGTTCTTCAGTGGGCGGGAACTGAGCAAAAACATCAACCCAGACGAGGCCGTGGCCTACGGGGCAGCTGTGCAGGCGGCCATCTTGACAGGCAACAGGTCCCAGGGTCTGCAAAACGTGCTCCTCCTGGACGTGACCCCGCTGTCTCTGGGGATTGACACGGTAGGAGGGGTGATGGCCACCGTGATCAAACGCAATTCTCCGATCCCAACCCAGGAAACCATGGAATTCACCACGGCGGAAGACGACCAAGAGACGGTTGTGTTCGAGGTCTACGAAGGGGAGAGACGCATGAGCAAAAACAACCACCTGCTGGGCACCTTCATCCTAAGCGGCCTTCCTCTGGCGCTGCGCGGAGAGCCCATCATCCAGGTCAGCTTCTCCATCGACAGCAACAACATCCTGACCGTGTCGGCAAGGGACACGGATACTGGCAACACTAGCCAGCTCACCATCACCGACACCAGGGGCCGGTTGGACAGAGAGGAGGTGGAGCGGATGGTGTGGGAGGCCGAGGAGCACAGGGCACAAGACGAGGCGCAGCAGGAGAAGATCGCAGCCATGAACTCTTTGGAGTCATGCTCTCTCCACCTGAAGAGGGCTGTGGAGGGAGGCCAGGCCCTTGATGTTCGGGCCAAGAAAAGGGTGTTGGAGCTGTGTGAGGAGGCCACTTCCTGGCTGGAGGGAAACCAGCTGGCAGAGAAGGAGGCGTACGAGCAGCGGCGGAGAGAGCTGGAGGAGGCGTGGGACTCGGTCTTCTCCGACCTCAGCCAAGgtcgggggagggaaggggaggccaGGGGTGAAGAAGATGGGGCGGAGGCTGCTGTTGCCCAGCATGGTGAGGAAGTGGGTTGA